The region AAATGGAATATCCTTTTGAGGTTTGCTAATATTTTTATGTATTTCTTGTTCATAATGCACTAACTTTGCAATTGTAGAGAATAAAAGGGAGAAGAGTGAAACAATTAAACTGTTGAACTGGAAAAAGAAAGGCTCAAAAAAGGGAAGAAGATACTTATTTTCCTAAAAGAAAACTACAACTTGAAAGATACAATACTTCACCAGACACATCAAATCACTCACACGCAACACTCAAATAAGTTTTGGTTTCCAAAAATCGTAATGATGATATTTATAAAAAGACATTTTGAAGTAGGGTACATTAAATGCATGGTTCCTTGAAAGAATTGAAAAGATTCCCAGTCATCTACCTTAAAAGTAATCCGGGGTTGTAACATCGAGCCCCCTGCCTTCTTACATGGCGACAAGGGTTTGGGGGCAATTGTTCTGGACCGGTCAGACCGACCCCAAATTAATTTTTGCCAACCATACTGATTTCGATCAGCAATCAGATAAATATCTCACTTCTTCTAGAATCTTCATAATATCCGAAGATTATCATTCTAATAATCATCAAAGGTTGTAAAGCAGCCAACGGCTCTCCGAAATTCATTTCTAACTAATAGTAATTAGTTATTATCTATATACTATATATAAAAATGCGttaaaatcaaataataaatttCATATACAATTTCATACCTACTAGAACATTAGAGTGCTGAAAACAACAATCTACCACATCATCATTCAATTTTTCATTTATGATAACAATATGTTTTTAGATTTATGGTAATATTCACTAAACCAAAAAGCGGTAGATGAAAATACTAAAAGATGTGTaaatcaaaaaaaaatctattgAACAATAATTTTAATATTACATTTTTCAAACTAATAATCAAAAGTAAAAAATGATTTCGTAAataatttaaaaacaaaaaacaaaacgGACATTAAATTGGACTAAAAAGCAGTAATTTGTTTTTGTCGTGATACatatttacatttatttttaattttaaaaatgtaatggaaaatatataatttatatcACACAAAATACACTATTCTTAATAGGACAAGTCCAGTTTCTCATTGTTCTTCTCACCCTGATTACACAGGGCATAATTCAGTAGTAAGTAATAAAGTGACATCAGATGTGTCAATGGCAAGAACCAGTCTTAAGGGATGTTCCAGTCTAATGCATCTTATCATAATTTGATAGAAGATTGAACAAGCATGAAACAAGGGTGTACAAAAATATTCATCTAAGTAAACATCACTTCATCAAACAGCAGCAGATGATACAAATTGAAACTTGACAAAGCGACCCCTATGCACAAATGTAATTGAATATAATGCAGTGGACTTACAAGAGCTGTAATTAGGATATGGTACTTGAAGGAACcaaaaaaaagtgaaaaaagtGAGAAAACTTTTAGTTAAAAAAAATAAGTCACAAATAATTCCATTCATTACTACTGTGACAGGGTCACCTTGGACCAGATAATTCAACTGCATGTAGATTTTCAGTAGAGTCAACAATCCAATCAGAATTGGGATGAGGTGCCAGTTCCACTTCTTGCCGTAGAACTTCCCCTTTTTGCCACTCGTCCCATCTTTCTGCCAACCCGTCCCCTTCAAGCATTCTCACCACTTCTGACATCTTAGGCCGGTCCATAGGCGAACCTTGCGTGCAGAGCAGCGCAACCTGGATTAACTGTTCTACCTCCGCTTCTATGTAGTTGGTTTGAAGATCGGGATCAACCAACATTTCAAGCTTCTTCTCTTTCAGAAGTCCTTTTACCTATCAACATGTTTAGTCGAGTGCACAATTGTTCATGGGTtgcatgaaatgaaatgaaattgaacaAGTAAACTATATAATAAACAAAAAACAGAAGGATAAGCATTTGTACTGGACATACCCAATCAAGCAGCATAACATCGTCATCATTTGCAAGCCGGGCAAGGTCAAAAGCTCTTTGTCCAGTGATAAGCTCAAGAAGCATGATACCATAACCAAAAACATCAGTTTTCTCTGAAGATTTGCCAGTAGATAGGTACTCGGGAGCTATATGCCCAATTGTACCACGTACAGCAGTTGTCACATGGGTGTCCTTATAATCCATAAGTTTTGCCAATCCGAAATCCCCGACAACCGCCTCAAACTCCTCATCCAACAATATGTTAGCAGCCTTCACATCACGATGAATGATCTTTGGGTCGCAATGATCATGCAAATATGAAAGACCTCTTGCTGATCCCAAAGCTATTCTTTTCCTTGTCGGCCAATCTAGTGGTTCTTGATGTGGAGGACGCTCTAGAATAATGCAAACACAAAATCATAAGTATAATTAATATTAAATGAAATATTGTGTAGAGCATAACTATAAACAATCAAATATCAAAGACACCCAATTGCAATTAATCAGAATAAGGCCCTATTTGGATAAACAACTCAATTAAGTAGTTGTAGCATATGCACCTATTTATAAGCTATTTCTAGAGCAAGAGATAAAATAAAGTCAAATTGTTTTCAATATAAACTATAAGTTGTTTATTTAAGCTATGTTGGAGAGCTTGTAAAAATAAGCTGAAAACCTAGGTAGCACCGACACCTCTAGAAAAATAGCGTGTCCGTGTCAATGTTGGACATTGACACCTGCACCGACACTTATAATTACcttttatttattcatttttcaaattattaccgAAGTTGCCGTGTCGGTGTCGGTGTCGTATTTTGAGTGTCGGTGCTTCATAGCTGAAAACAACTTATGAGCACGTCATTAGTTTTCATAAGCTCTCCCAAACAGTTATGCAAGTATATAAGCTCAAATAAGTCATAAGTCATTCCAAACAAAGTCAAGTCTCGTGGCTTCCCCAAGAAACTTCGAAGGGAGAATAGAGATCTACCTCTTAAACAGGAGGCAACACTTCCATTAGCCATGTAGGGATAAACAAGTAACCTTTCGGTTGGTGTCATACAAAACCCACGTAACCGGAGGAGGTTTCTATGCACGGCCATGCTGATCATCTCTACTTCAGTCTGAAACTGAAGCTCCCCACCAGGTGTCCGCTCTTCTTTCAATCTTTTGACAGCAACGAGTGAGCCGTCTGCCAAACGTCCTTTGTACACCTTACCAAACCCTCCTCTTCCAAGAATGTTTTTATTGCTGAAAGTATCGGTTGCAACTTGCAACTCTCGTAGTGAGAACCTCTTGAGCTGCCCAAGATGAACTTCAGGATCCTCTTCAGCTGCAAGGGTATGCAAGGAAGTTAAATTCTATCCATTAAATGAGTTTAACTAATGTAGTAGTTATTCAACTAGGATCGCTCGCTCACCTGGAACATCAAAGAAAAATTCTTGTGGCTTCCTTCGACGCCACCATGCAAATGCAATTGCAGGCGCGGCAAATAATAGAGCAGCACCAGCAGCAACTCCTCCAGCTATCGCTCCAGTTGCACCTCCAGTTCCTACAATTAGGAATAAGTGAAGGTTCTAACATTACTGCTTCTTTCAAATAGGTATAAAGCAATCAGGTATAAACGATAGCTAGATCGTTATATCGTAAGATTAATCGCATCAGAAAGATTACCTGGGGCAGAAATTGGGGGTGGAGGGACAAAAGGAGGAGGCGGAGAAAACGGTGGAGAGCCTGGACAAGGGTGCCCAGTGACTGGTCCGCATAGATTCAAGTTGTTTGCAAAACTGTAAGCAGAAAGGAAGCCAATATAAAGAAGTTTTGCAAGCAGAGCCAAAGAGTGTAAAAATAGAACAGAGTTTAGTAGGAACCTGATCGGAGTGAATAATGAGAAGGAGCCATTATCGGGAACCACACCTGAGAGTTGGTTATTAGACAAATCCCTGCATTTGATGAATATGATATAGATGTTAGTATTGCAATGTAATGATAAAAAATAAATCGAGTGCACAGTTAGACATTAAAAAGAACTCACAGAACTTGGAGAGCTGAAATATTAGTCAGTGACATGGGAATAGGACCCATCAAGCTGTTGTTATTAAGCCGGCTATCCTTAGACAGACATTCCAGGAAACAGTATTAATATCAATCTTGATAACAGATTCCTTTTATCAAACACACCAACATAAATCATATATAACAGAAAATAAGCATCTTTGAAGAATGTTTTTGGCGAGAAAGAAATTTAAAGCATGTCGACGAAATAGATAAAAGTATAGAACTAACAATCAACAATAGGTGCACTTACAGAAAACGCAATTTCGACAGCTTGCCCAATGAATCTGGGATAGGGCCAGTGAACTTATTTAGGTACAGATCCAAGCTCACCAAGTTAGTAAGATTCCCCAGGTCACTTGGAATAGGACCGGTAATGTTATTACTGTAAAGCTCCCTATCATACATAAAAATAGAgtataaataatatatttaaatcAATAGTTTGTAAAATCAGCATCTAATAAAACTTTCATGATAGTTCAGTCAGTGAAGTCGTTTCGCAATTCCAGGACCATGACCAGCCTTCTGTACAAGAGTAACCcagttgcaaaaggatataacTTTTTGGGAATAAAACAGTGATACGATGAAACTGAAGTTCATTTTTTATGTTTCAAATGCATAAAATTGGATTCATTTAATTGACTTGCATGGTAATTTTAACCAGCGTAAATGAATACCATGTTCCCCACAACAATGAAATAATGAAACTAATCATTTAAAACCAGGATGGACTCTATGCAGATAAACACCATCAACTAGTAGTTCAAAAGAAACTTGTTCAACTCTTCATTATCTTAAACAACTCTCATGCAACTACCATAAAAAAGAGTAACGAATCAAATAGAAAAAACCAACAAAACAGGAACACTGAAGCAATTGTCACCACTTCACTAGCCAAGCCCTTAGAAGATAAAATGCTAAAAGGAAAACAACATTGGAATGGAACATCAAAATATCAAAGCACAACATACAGATACTGCAAATTCTTGAGTTGACCAAGCTGTGGAACAAGTGTGCCAGATAAAGCAGCATTTCCCAAATCCCTGACATTAGACAAACGGAAAGAACAAACGGAACATTAGAAAATTTATCTTCTATACAAAGAGCTATTCAAACAACACGATGATATAAGTTGCAATATCAAGGAACAACCAGCTTACACTCTAATGACACTATTATCATTGTTGCAGGTTACATGAAACCATGTGCAAGGATTAACAAGTGTAGGATCCCAACTCTGCAGAACATTGTTAGGATCTTGTAAATTTGTCCGTAAATTATGTAAAGCATCACCTGTTTCAAAACACAACACCATATAATCAGGTCCTGTAAAGAACATAATAGCCACTACATGACTCAAGATATGTAAAATCTTCTGAAAACTTATCATCCCAAAAACGAATAAATGACAATGATGGTCCAATCCGATAAATTCTACAATATTCCAACTACAAATCCACAAGCAAAGAGGAATTAAAAGACCAAAAGACACACATCATATGTCATGAGCAACAAACCCCACATCAACCCTTTTTCACACAACCAGGAATGAAGGAGGCAAAATAACCACATTTACATTAACCAATCACATTAAAACAAAAAACGAGACAAGCATAAacaaatgaaatgaatacaaacCTTCCATGTTAGCAGAAATCAAGCATAGTGGATTGAGAAGCAACAAAAACAAAACCTCCGAAATAAAAGCAAAAGCGCATAACTTTGTCTCCATTAGAATATTATGTAGTAAATAACCTCAGATCCAAACAAAAACTAACACTAGAATAAACCATCAGAAACCTCCACCTCCACCACCAGCACCGCCACAAAAATCAAAATGAGCATAAACCCTAACCCCCAAATCTCACACTACACTCAGAACCCGATCTAGTCAAAAATCACCTTTTTTATTaccaaaaaataaaaataaacttTTTTATTAAAAACCAAAAAGTATCACAGCATTTCTGTTTTCCCCAGTGTGAATTAAAACTATAAATATTTAATTTAGAGTgaaatttttataaaaataaaaaggaaaatgTTTTGAGTTTCTGAAAAAGAAAGGTAGACACTAGAGAGTAGACACAGTTTCTCTTTCGGGTGGTGAGAGAGTGTAAATTGTTATCTGTTTGATGGAGGCGTGAAAGTGCCCGAACGGTGGTGACCGCTGCCCGAAAAAATGGAGTCAAAAACGCATTGGCGCTATAACGTGGAAAGTGACGTGACTGGCAATTGGCAAAGCAAAACCCCGTTTTTTTGGTCAAAGTTGGGTGGGTCCAACGTTACTTTCTTTTTGGGGGTGATGCCATGTAGCATAATCATTTTTCTCTATACACGTGGCATTTACGTATTTTATTCAAATTTAATTAAAAATTGTATACTGTAGTAGTTAAGAATATTTATGATAAAGCATGAGAAGAGTGGAGAACTATAATTAGTGTTGTTACTTCATTCTAGTATCTATGATATACTAGTAGTGTTTATTTATTGTTAAAAGTGATAAAGCATGTTTGAGATTGTTTGCCATGCGTATGCGTCTCTTTTTTGGTAAATCATGTTCTTTTTTATGCAAATTCGAGTATGATTGGTTGGCTAGAAGATGATAAATTGCGAATGGAGGAAACTGTGTATGTATAGAATAAAAGGGCTAAGTATAGTATAGGAAAGGATGCATGTAATTGAAAGCCTATGGATTTTAGGGTTACTATGAGCCCACATTTTGGGTAGTGTTTGTGGTTAGTTATGACAGCATACCATTTTATTGCTAATCATGGTGTTTTATTTGAACATTGTGTTTATTCTATGTAGTATTTATCAACATTTTTTACTAATTTTAGACCATACATGTGTATGCTTGGTTAACTCAACAATTTGCAGTATTAACTAGCATACAGCGTTTGTGTTTTATTTGAACATTGTTTGTGGTTAATTATGAGAGCATACATTTTATTCTTAATGATGATGTTTTATTTGAACATTGTGTTTATTCTATACTTATTAATCATTTTTActaattttaaaaaatttctaCCACCGAAAATAAAAGCTTATTTAAGTTTTATGTGCGTGTAGGTGTGTGAACGATCGGAATTTAAGTAGTTGAAATAAAATGGGTTTGGATAAGAAAATAATTTGGTCGGAAGTTCACACGATAATGGAGTTTAATCAAGTTTTGAAAGAATGGTGGTTATGGAGATTTTAAGTTGACCAGGAAGCCTTGTGGTATAAGGTTATATCATTGATTTTCCTTCTCTATGAATCGATAGCTGGTCTAACTATATAACTGATAAATTTGTTACAAATTTATCATCTTGATCTTTCGTGATCGTAGTCGTTGAATGATACCACCAGCATCATCACTTTGGACAATTCCGTAAAAACACAATCAATGTCTTGATTAAATCCATCAGGGTTGATAAGCGGCATCATGTAACCACTTCTTCTTGCACACTTAGGATAGTATAAAGAGTTCTCCCATATATTGATTTTAATCTTACTAAGGGAGTGTAGAGATGCAATTCCTTTAGAAATATCTCCATTAGCATTCTGGATAGGATAGTCGTTAATGGTCCTTCATTCTTAAGGTAGGTATTTATTGTCTTAAGTTGACTTCTTTAACTTGAATATCTCTATTTGGTCTTTGGACTTGCTTTTGTctttaatatttttcttctcttgATTTTCATCTTCCAATGATGTTCTTTAAGGGATACCTGCAAAATAAACAACCTTTACTTCTATCTACTAAGGGTTAGTTCATCAAAGATAATATGTTCCATAGTCATGTTCTTTTTCGAAACGAAGTTTTAAGAGGGTTAAGGTTTTTATGAACCATGCGTGTAAAGGAGTTTAACATATTATATTACCTTTGTTACATAACTTACTTACTACTAAGTAATTTGTGCAATAAAGCTTTACTCAATTATAGCAACTAAAGGGTAAGATTAAGGATCTTACCAAAAATCAAAGATTCAATGATTTTGTTTTGTTGTTATTGCGCAAGTAAATTTCTTTCCATGCAGGAGTGGAACAATAAAACATGTTTATTTCTTCAATTTTATAGCTTTAGGAGTAACTGTCGATACAATCATCTACATCACAATTTAACTTTTCTATCTTTGGCATCCAAATCTTTTTGGATCCTTTGATCTTAGTGGAATAAGTATTATGGGCAGgcattttttctctttttaattTCACAATGATCTCTATAAAAGTATGAATGAGGATGCCCTTCTTTGCTCTCATAACTCTTTTTGATAAAATAGAACATGGTAATATCATCGTTTTTATTGTAGTAATTGCATTTTAGGGTTTTGCATTTAGATGTTTGTTGGTCATTGCAAATATTGCTAAAACTTTTGCTATTATTCTTAGGTTCATTACCAAGACCAACCTTATTGTGAGATGATATTTGGTTACCTAACAAAATATTCAAGATGTCTATTTCTTTAGTGAATTTATCAAGTGTGTTTTGAAGTTCatcaattttatttttcaaaatgtCACATTGTTCACACTTGATAGATTCTTCTAAGACTTTATGAGATGAGCATGAGTTTTGAGTTAGATCATTTTGTCTCTTTCTAAGATTTTCTATTTCTTCCAAcatgtttttatttttcaatttaatGGAAGAGATAGTATTTTTAGAGGTAGATATAACTTATTCTAATTTACTtgtttttttttatctttttacAAATGCGAAATAAATCTTGATAAGAAAAGTGATAGGGTACCTCATCTCTTGATAGTTTGCCATGAGACAAAAGCTTGCTTCTTTCTTATCTAAGGATTTCATATCATCGTTATCCTAGGATATGTATGCTCTTTTTTCTTCTCTTTGGAATTTTTGAACTTTCTTCTATGATTTTGAGGGCAGCTTCATCTTATGTGTCATTTTCTCTCCGCATTGATGATATGTAGGAACGAAATATAAGCTTTCTTCATTTTCTTATGGAGCTTTAAAGTTTATTCTTCATTAATTTTACGTTGACACTCTCTATCTTCTAGCTCCATGTCTTTAATACTTGTGGATTTTAGTGTGATGTTTTTTTTTGTCATTTTCTTCATTATTAGCAAGTCTTTATAATTTCATCTCGTGTTCGTGCAATTTTCCAAAAGGAGCGTGTGTCCATAGTCGTTAAATTCTTAGATTCATAAATTGGAGTGACTTTAGGTTTCCAACTACGGTTTCGGCATCTAAATATTTTTACAACTATCctcatttgaaaatatttttccCAGAGTTCTCATATGACTCACGATATGGGTTAATTGTGTTTACATTTTATTTATGCTCTCTTTAGGTTTCATTCTGAAGATTTCATACTCAGGGATTAATGTGTCCAACCTTGACCTCTTTATCTCACTAGTTCCTTCATGGGTAATTTGGAGGACGTCTCACATTTCTTTTGCAGTTTTGCAGTGAGAAACTTGCAAACACTCATCAAGGTCCAGAGCGACATTGATGACAGCTTTTGCCTTCAAACCGTGTTGCACATTTTCTTTATCATCTTTGGTATAATCCTCTTTAGGTTTGATTTCTATAACACAATTAAATTTATGTGTAGGAACAAATGGACCTTCATTCACAACCTTCTAACTACCACGATTCATCCCTtatatgaaaaaaaaaaatctctttcCATAAACTATAGCCTTATTCATTAAAGAATGGGGGTTTGTTTAGTGAATAGTTTTAAGTCATTTTTCCTCTTGAGGCGATTAGTCTTTAATATGAGTTAGGCTCTGATGCTACTTGGTGGACAAGTGACTTCAAGCCCAAGAGGGGGTGACTTGTGCTATTTAAAATTCGTGATTACTTTTAATTTTTCTTAATTAAACTTAAAATTGTGTTACTAATTTATTCAGAGTAAATAGCAGCGCAAATTAAAGTGATAAATAGCATAACTTAGAAAGGATATGGTTAGAGAGATTGCGCTAGAGATTTACATAAGTTTGACTGAACGTTGACCTAGTCTTATTCCCAAGAGGTCTCTTGAGAGTTTGACTATAAAGTTTGAGCTTTTAAAGGTTATGCCTATGATCATTTATACAATTTGATCTTTAGATTTTTACAGGATTATCCCCAACCAAAGATAAGTTCTACCACGAGCTAAGCTAATGAACCTTCTTAGAGATTTTTAGGTTGATCTTAATAGCCAAAAGTAAAACTTTTTTAGGCAAAGCTCAATAAACCAAAATAGAGATTTTATGAGTGGTTTATCTCAAGAACCAAACTCAATCTTCTCAAGAGTATCACACTCTCAAGATTTAAGTAAACAGCACGACCAACAAAACTCTTCTTCACAAGTAAGATTTCACTCACGAGCAATAAGGTTATTTTAAGTGAAAGAAATATTTTCCAAAGAGAAAATGAGATAGAAGTTAGAGAGATAAATTCCAAAAAAATGTAAAACTTTGGAAAGCGGGAGTTTTTATAGGAGATAAAAAATCAAATAAGGAAACACTCCATAGGCATTTTAAATGTCCCAATTGATTGGCATAAGGTCTCAGTCGATTGGATTAGTCATTTTTAATCGATTACCTTGCACAACATAGAAATATTTGATATAGAGTCACTAATAGTCATTAAGGTGTTGTCCTAATCGCTTGGTTAATCGATTGGGCCCTCTCTAATCGATTGGCATAAGGTCTCAATATGTTTGATAGTTGAAAAAATCTTTTAATCGATTGGCTTAATGTCTCAATCGATTGTGTAGTTCAAAAAACTCTTTTAATCGATGACTTAAGGTCCCAATCGATTGGTTAGTTCAAAAATTCTTAAAAAATGAGGTTGATAGTATCCTAATCAACTGACTCGGGATATAAAACATTTTTAAGGTGTAAAAATGTGAATCATGAGCTCTTATATATCACTACTAACTCTCTCTATAAAAATATTATTTCACTTTCTCTCACTTAGAAATTTAGTCGTAGTACTTTCGAGAAAGGTCTTTTGCGAGTGagccatttttttttgtaattttggaaGGGTGGAATTGTAAGTCCACCATGGAACACTTTTACCTTGCTTGAATAATTTATCCAATATGGGATTTTTTTATTTGGGTTCGAAGCAAAGCCCTTTAAAAAACTTTGCTTTGGGGATTTAGTTATTAAGTCACTCATTCGGTTCAAAAGCTCAGCCTGTTGAAAAGCTTTCATTGGTTTAAGATCATCCTGGTATAAAATATCACAATGGTTTATGGTTATCCTGGTAAAACCACTGGTTATGTTTGTAGCTCATTCTGGTTAAAAGCTTGTTAAGGTTGGATATAAGCCAAATACAAAATCTCATAAGTTTGTGGTCAACCCGTCAAAACCTTAGTTCGGTTCGTGAGATCAGCTCGTGTTAAAAGCTCACTAAGGTTCGATATCTGCTCATGTAAAATCTCGGCTTAGCTTAGAGACTGGCCGTTTTAAGCTGTTGTTTGGAAAGAAGACTCACAACTTCCCTCTTTATTCATTGTTTGGTATGAAGTTAGCCAAaaacttcattttccttgtaGAATGGGGGTTTGAGAGTTCAACATAATAAAAGCTCATAAGGTTTActggatactctcaagatcaaatcTTGGGAAGAGGATTAGGTATTTTCTTTTTTACTGAACCTTTATAATTTCTAGTGTTATCTTTTTATCCCTTAACTATTTAATTTTTGCACTTTATTTTCGCTACTTATTTCTAAAATTATTCGCTGCACTTTAAATTCATTTCGGATAATTTTATAAATAAGTGGCGAAAAGAAAGTGCAAAAATTAAATAGTCAAGGGATAAAGACATAACACTGGAAATTATAGAGGTTCAGTAAAACAGAAAATACATAATCCTCTCCCCAATatttgatcttgagagtatccagTAAATTTATGAGCTTTTATTATGTTGAACTCTCGAACCCCCTTATAGAAGGAAAATGAAGTTTTTGGCTAACTTCATACCAAATAGTGAATAAGGAGTGAAGTTGTGAGTCTTCTTCCCAAACAATAACTTAAAGCGGTCAGTCTCTAAGCTAAACTGATATTTTACATGAGCAGACCTCGAACATTAGTGAGCTTTTAACACGGATTGAACTCACGATCCGAACTGAGGTTTTGATGGGTTGACCATAAACCTATGAGATTTTATATTTCTCTTATATCCAACCTTAGCAAGCTTTTAACCATAATGAGCTACGAACCGAACCAGGGTTTTTACCAAGATAACCATAAACCAATGTGAGGTTTTACACCAGGATGATCTTGAACCAATGAAAGCTTTTGAACGGGCCGAGCTTTCAAACCGAATCAGTGACTTAGTAACTAAATCCCTAAAGCAAAGCTTTTAAAGGGTTTTGCTTCGAACCCAAATAAAAAATCCTAGATTGGATAAATTATTCAACCAAGGTAAAAATGTTTCATGGTGGATTTACAATTCTACCCTTCCAAAATTACAAGATATATCACATACCTAAACTTTAATCACAAAATATCTCTAAGTAGATAAATCTTAAAACCATGTTATTCTACAAAAGCGATACAAATCTAAGCATGTAAAATTAtgatgagagagagagagagaggaaaaaGAGTACACCAAATATATAGTGGTTCAGCTTTATCATCCTCGTAGGATCTTAATCCAATCTTCAATGGTCTCCCATTGGGAATTGTTTTATTCCACTATAAAATAATATGATAATTGCTTACATAAATTATACAACCATTTGATA is a window of Lathyrus oleraceus cultivar Zhongwan6 chromosome 6, CAAS_Psat_ZW6_1.0, whole genome shotgun sequence DNA encoding:
- the LOC127092212 gene encoding somatic embryogenesis receptor kinase 2, producing METKLCAFAFISEVLFLLLLNPLCLISANMEGDALHNLRTNLQDPNNVLQSWDPTLVNPCTWFHVTCNNDNSVIRVDLGNAALSGTLVPQLGQLKNLQYLELYSNNITGPIPSDLGNLTNLVSLDLYLNKFTGPIPDSLGKLSKLRFLRLNNNSLMGPIPMSLTNISALQVLDLSNNQLSGVVPDNGSFSLFTPISFANNLNLCGPVTGHPCPGSPPFSPPPPFVPPPPISAPGTGGATGAIAGGVAAGAALLFAAPAIAFAWWRRRKPQEFFFDVPAEEDPEVHLGQLKRFSLRELQVATDTFSNKNILGRGGFGKVYKGRLADGSLVAVKRLKEERTPGGELQFQTEVEMISMAVHRNLLRLRGFCMTPTERLLVYPYMANGSVASCLRERPPHQEPLDWPTRKRIALGSARGLSYLHDHCDPKIIHRDVKAANILLDEEFEAVVGDFGLAKLMDYKDTHVTTAVRGTIGHIAPEYLSTGKSSEKTDVFGYGIMLLELITGQRAFDLARLANDDDVMLLDWVKGLLKEKKLEMLVDPDLQTNYIEAEVEQLIQVALLCTQGSPMDRPKMSEVVRMLEGDGLAERWDEWQKGEVLRQEVELAPHPNSDWIVDSTENLHAVELSGPR